Proteins encoded within one genomic window of Natator depressus isolate rNatDep1 chromosome 1, rNatDep2.hap1, whole genome shotgun sequence:
- the ANGPTL5 gene encoding angiopoietin-related protein 5 — MIRFSGTSLICLNIIFFFGGETVLGNVRPCSTKGTPNGSAVQTPPKTAEKNTSTAISKQKEQCLVPCDIQAKMLRGEKHYMCRNLQNSLVEYARSTKKLVRNMMDDQQSSLDYLSNQVSELMNRVLLLNAEVLRKHLDPLPYKAVQSHGLDCTDIKDTIGSVAKTPSGLYIIHPEGSNYPYEVLCDMDFKGGGWTVIQKRTDGVIDFQRNWSEYLDGFGDLSGDFWLGLRKVFLILNQKTTSFMLYVGLESEDDTYAYASYDNFWLEDEACSFKIHLGRYSGTAGDAFRGYRKEDNQNAMPFSTFDVDNDGCNPVCYLQEQPVKSCSNFSDNTGWWFNQCGLANLNGVHRFTGKFLATGIHWDTWAENNKPIRIKSVSMKIRRTYNPYFK; from the exons ATGATCCGGTTTAGTGGAACTTCATTGATCTGTCTAAATATCATTTTTTTCTTTGGGGGTGAGACTGTGCTAGGTAATGTCAGACCCTGTTCTACTAAG GGTACACCCAATGgcagtgctgtgcaaacaccACCCAAgactgcagagaaaaatacatcaacagctatttcaaaacaaaaggaacaatGCCTTGTGCCATGTGATATTCAAGCTAAAATGTTACGAGGAGAAAAACATTATATGTGCA GAAATTTGCAGAACTCTCTTGTTGAATATGCAAGAAGTACAAAAAAACTGGTAAGAAATATGATGGATGACCAACAATCTTCTTTGGATTATCTTTCTAATCAG GTGAGTGAACTTATGAACAGGGTCCTTCTTTTGAATGCAGAAGTTTTGAGAAAACATTTGGATCCACTTCCTTACAAAGCAGTTCAGTCTCATG GACTGGATTGCACCGATATTAAAGATACCATAGGTTCAGTTGCAAAAACTCCCAGCGGTCTGTACATAATCCATCCAGAAGGATCAAATTACCCCTATGAG GTTTTGTGTGATATGGATTTTAAAGGAGGTGGATGGACTGTGATTCAGAAAAGAACTGATGGGGTAATTGACTTCCAAAGAAATTGGTCAGAATACTTGGATGGATTTGGAGATCTTTCAG GGGACTTTTGGCTTGGACTGAGGAAAGTTTTTCTTATATTAAATCAGAAAACAACAAGCTTTATGCTTTATGTGGGTTTAGAATCTGAAGATGACACATATGCCTATGCATCTTATGACAACTTTTGGCTAGAGGATGAAGCGTGTTCCTTTAAAATCCATTTAGGCCGTTATTCAGGAACTGCTG GTGATGCATTTCGAGGATACAGAAAGGAAGATAACCAGAATGCAATGCCCTTCAGCACATTTGATGTAGATAATGATGGATGTAACCCAGTATGCTATCTCCAAGAGCAGCCTGTGAAGAGCTGCAGTAATTTCAGTGATAACACTGGCTGGTGGTTCAATCAGTGTGGCCTTGCAAATCTCAATGGTGTTCATCGTTTCACGGGAAAGTTTCTTGCAACAGGGATTCATTGGGATACATGGGCAGAGAATAATAAACCAATCAGAATTAAATCAGTTTCAATGAAAATTAGAAGAACCTATAATCCGTATTTCAAATAG